The proteins below come from a single Hippocampus zosterae strain Florida chromosome 5, ASM2543408v3, whole genome shotgun sequence genomic window:
- the LOC127601382 gene encoding aldehyde dehydrogenase, mitochondrial-like: MLRAVFSRSLPRVKVVSACHYSAAAIPAPTTQPEIHFNKLFINNQWQDAASGKTFPTVNPATGEIICHVAEANEVDVDKAVKAARDAFRLGSPWRRMDASQRGLLLSRLADAIERDSAYLAELETLDNGKPYAVSYTVDLPNVVKCLRYYAGWADKWEGKTIPIDGDYFCYTRHEPIGVCGQIIPWNFPLLMQAWKLGPALATGNTVVMKVAEQTPLTALYVANLIKEVGFPDGVVNILPGMGPSAGAAIARHMDVDKVAFTGSTEVGHLIQQASGNSNLKKVTLELGGKSPNIILSDAKMEEAVEQAHFALFFNQGQCCCAGSRTYVQADIYDEFLERSAERAKNRVVGNPFDLKTEQGPQVDEEQFNKILGYISTGKKEGAKLMCGGSVAADKGYFIQPTVFGNVEDNMTIAREEIFGPVMQILKFKTLEEVVERANDSKYGLAAAVFTKDIDKANYVANALRAGTVWINCYDVFGAQAPFGGYKASGNGRELGEYGLDNYTEVKTVTMKVPQKNS; this comes from the exons ATGCTCAGAGCTGTGTTTTCTCGAAGCCTTCCACGCGTGAAGGTGGTATCGGCGTGCCACTACTCCGCTGCGGCTATACCTGCACCCACCACCCAACCCGAGATTCACTTTAATAAG CTTTTCATCAATAACCAGTGGCAGGACGCAGCAAGTGGGAAAACATTTCCTACTGTAAACCCAGCGACAGGGGAGATCATCTGTCATGTGGCTGAGGCCAACGAG GTGGATGTCGACAAGGCAGTGAAAGCGGCACGTGATGCCTTCCGGTTGGGGTCGCCATGGAGACGGATGGATGCCTCCCAAAGAGGCCTGCTTCTCAGCCGGTTGGCAGACGCAATTGAGAGGGATTCCGCCTACCTTGCT GAACTGGAGACCCTCGACAATGGGAAGCCATATGCGGTTTCCTACACAGTGGATCTGCCCAATGTTGTCAAATGTCTCAG GTACTACGCAGGCTGGGCTGACAAATGGGAGGGAAAGACCATCCCCATTGATGGAGATTATTTCTGCTACACCAGACATGAACCCATAGGAGTCTGTGGACAAATCATACCG TGGAACTTCCCTCTCTTGATGCAGGCGTGGAAACTTGGCCCCGCTCTTGCAACCGGTAACACTGTGGTGATGAAAGTCGCTGAGCAGACTCCGCTTACCGCTCTCTACGTAGCCAACCTGATAAAAGAG GTGGGTTTTCCAGACGGTGTGGTGAATATTTTGCCTGGCATGGGGCCCTCAGCTGGCGCTGCCATAGCGCGACACATGGACGTTGACAAAGTGGCCTTCACAGGATCGACTGAG GTTGGTCATCTCATCCAGCAGGCTTCTGGCAACAGTAACCTGAAGAAGGTCACTCTGGAGCTTGGAGGAAAAAGTCCCAACATCATCCTGTCCGACGCAAAaa tggAGGAGGCCGTGGAGCAGGCgcactttgctttgtttttcaaccAGGGCCAGTGCTGTTGCGCTGGCTCCCGGACGTACGTCCAAGCCGATATCTACGACGAGTTTTTAGAACGCAGTGCGGAAAGAGCTAAGAACCGAGTGGTGGGCAACCCCTTTGACTTGAAGACTGAGCAGGGACCCCAG GTGGATGAGGAGCAGTTCAATAAGATTTTGGGATACATCAGCACCGGGAAAAAAGAGGGAGCCAAACTCATGTGTGGCGGCAGTGTGGCTGCTGACAAGGGATATTTCATCCAACCTACGGTGTTTGGAAACGTTGAGGACAACATGACCATTGCCAGAGAAGAG ATCTTTGGTCCGGTAATGCAGATCTTAAAGTTCAAGACACTTGAGGAGGTGGTCGAGAGAGCCAATGATTCTAAATATGGTTTGGCTGCTGCTGTGTTCACCAAGGACATTGATAAGGCCAACTACGTTGCCAATGCACTCCGTGCTGGCACAGTCTG gatTAACTGTTATGACGTGTTTGGGGCCCAGGCTCCGTTTGGAGGATACAAGGCTTCAGGAAATGGCAGAGAGTTGGGAGAATACGGCCTGGACAACTACACTGAAGTCAAAACG GTGACCATGAAAGTACCGCAGAAGAATTCGTAA
- the rbm42 gene encoding RNA-binding protein 42 codes for MALKSGEERMKEMEAEMALFEQEVLGGPVPLSGNPPVMEALPVALAVTALPVVRPIIGTNTYRQVQQTLEARGAFVGPPPTFVGPVPPVRASPPPTMRPAFVPHILQRPGGPRLHMMRGPPVAPPLPRPPPPPPMMIPPSTPQGVSPPVQHMTSPPPVSEVMSMVPSPPTRTAVQTSIKQPTVFQAAPTVYSAPPITVAPRKNDVRAQRQARMEELAARVAEQQAAVVAAGLLEKKESEDSGAVIGPSMMPEREPVRPEPVETSSEDKKGKPKSDKVKKCIRTAAGTSWEDASLLEWEADDFRIFCGDLGNEVNDDILARAFSRYPSFLKAKVVRDKRTGKTKGYGFVSFKDPNDYVRAMREMNGKYVGSRPIKLRKSMWKDRNMEVVRKKQREKKKLGLR; via the exons ATGGCCCTCAAGTCAGGAGAGGAACGTATGAAGGAGATGGAGGCAGAGATGGCTCT GTTTGAGCAAGAGGTTCTAGGTGGACCTGTGCCACTATCAGGAAACCCACCCGTCATGGAGGCTCTGCCAGTAGCTTTGGCTGTCACAGCGCTCCCTGTAGTTCGACCAATCATAGGCACCAACACCTACAGACAG GTCCAGCAAACACTAGAGGCAAGAGGGGCTTTTGTTGGACCACCACCGACCTTTGTTGGACCAG TTCCTCCGGTACGTGCTTCCCCTCCTCCAACAATGAGACCAGCCTTCGTTCCCCATATTTTACAGAGACCTG GCGGTCCGAGGCTCCATATGATGCGCGGGCCTCCAGTAGCCCCTCCTCTGCCGCggcctcctccacctccacccATGATGATCCCACCTTCCACGCCTCAGGGCGTTTCTCCGCCTGTCCAGCACATGACCTCTCCACCTCCC GTCAGCGAGGTGATGTCCATGGTGCCCTCGCCACCTACCAGAACAGCAGTCCAGACTTCCATCAAGCAGCCAACAGTCTTCCAAGCGGCTCCCACCGTATACTCTGCCCCGCCTATCACTGTTGCGCCCCGAAAAAATGACGTGAGGGCTCAGCGGCAAGCCAGAATG GAGGAGCTGGCGGCTCGGGTTGCTGAGCAACAGGCAGCCGTGGTGGCGGCGGGCCTGCTGGAGAAGAAGGAAAGCGAAGACAGTGGCGCTGTCATCGGACCCAGCATGATGCCCGAGCGTGAGCCTGTACGCCCGGAG CCTGTGGAAACGTCTTCAGAAGACAAGAAGGGCAAGCCGAAGTCCGACAAGGTGAAGAAATGTATTCGAACAGCGGCGGGGACTTCCTGGGAGGACGCCAGCCTGTTGGAGTGGGAAGCAG ATGACTTCCGTATCTTCTGCGGGGACCTTGGGAATGAGGTCAATGACGACATACTGGCCAGAGCCTTCAGCAGGTATCCGTCTTTCCTCAAAGCAAAG GTGGTGAGAGACAAGCGCACAGGAAAAACGAAAGGCTACGGATTTGTCAGCTTCAAAGATCCAAATGATTACGTGCGAGCCATGAGGGAAATGAACG GGAAGTATGTTGGCAGCCGTCCCATCAAACTGAGGAAAAGCATGTGGAAGGACCGCAACATGGAGGTCGTACGAAAAAAgcagagagagaagaagaagCTGGGCCTGAGATAA
- the LOC127601369 gene encoding uncharacterized protein LOC127601369 encodes MLVFSWLMWIFYCSPAVGGPVQHLTWSEEANPVVQEDESARSSFYHLPVFLHASQPLVVKELLRPAPRQSFVPAEVTALLFPQSPQHPSTPQAPRTRPVEVWCGSSEIVVRVDRLQLRAWPHAALYSLGSCRPTTVSSRFLFFHYALPDCASASQIVAGGQLVYSFALYYTPPPQGYIIRVLPFKLSIHCFYNRFHYSYQVGYTPQVQHTTFLKSLRTKLSFSLTVCNAQWEPLSPGHSFVLGEPVNFVAQIGSPLADERLFVDSCYVTNSKDPNGMTKVDIITNYGCMTDSQREGSSSQFWSRSHNMLKFSIDAFLFSDVSQVLYLHCSMSVGVTTSHTSKSCHYNQTTGRWEELDGPMSLCSCCDSVCGDMQDSVKNMVRSPGWITRQKDEGGLNMKDSPDHLEAEEKLLDQEVHRVHFQKLGTFPSATKTEHKKRDESGGEKTSIYPDGEEAPRPRTAIGIPNKPGNRGLVEKDLMTDGQRTEPTLDVTIILDHSTQHVSESRGGATYADNDSMRGSGNNSTVTPESASMTTTSIAQNSNVVGDLGSAEKGSTDFIPSAELCLHIDKKSCLSKDGTVKVGKGNTSVEHTDPIRTSASKTTRLMLKAGEESANSSAKTDSSELDDVSESAESVGRQLERVPEPVVNYIDGKGLDGGDMLQSLQVREWESDPSAKLRGPACVDRSDCSSGIEEDEALHRGQFAIAAKTKKVEDKNSGVTSGSTSSQEVLDNSHHSAVIIVTNTLQENKHFGIDDWLTK; translated from the exons ATGTTGGTGTTTTCGTGGCTCATGTGGATATTTTATTGCAGTCCAGCAGTGGGTGGTCCGGTTCAGCACTTGACTTGGTCAGAGGAGGCGAATCCGGTGGTCCAAGAAGACGAATCGGCGCGCTCTTCCTTCTACCACCTGCCGGTGTTCCTGCACGCATCGCAGCCGCTTGTAGTCAAAGAGTTGCTTCGGCCCGCTCCTCGCCAGAGCTTCGTTCCCGCTGAAGTGACCGCGCTGTTGTTCCCACAGTCACCACAGCACCCAAGCACGCCACAGGCTCCACGTACACGCCCTGTGGAAGTTTGGTGCGGCTCCAGTGAGATTGTGGTGCGCGTGGATCGCTTGCAGTTGCGCGCGTGGCCGCATGCAGCTCTGTATAGTCTGGGCTCGTGTCGGCCCACCACTGTGTCCTCACGCTTCCTGTTTTTCCACTACGCACTCCCCGACTGTGCATCTGCTTCTCAG ATTGTTGCTGGTGGTCAGTTGGTGTATTCTTTTGCTCTTTATTATACCCCACCGCCGCAAGGCTACATCATTCGTGTTCTGCCATTTAAACTGTCGATCCACTGCTTTTACAACAG GTTTCATTACTCTTACCAAGTTGGCTACACACCTCAGGTCCAGCATACAACCTTTTTGAAGAGTCTCAGAACAAAGCTTAGCTTCAGCCTCACTGTCTGTAATG CCCAGTGGGAGCCCCTTTCTCCTGGCCACTCATTTGTTCTGGGTGAACCGGTGAATTTTGTGGCCCAGATTGGAAGCCCGTTGGCAGACGAGAGGCTCTTTGTTGACTCGTGCTACGTGACCAACTCCAAAGacccaaatggcatgaccaaAGTGGATATCATCACTAACTATGG TTGTATGACAGACAGCCAGAGGGAGGGGAGTTCTTCCCAGTTTTGGTCAAGGAGTCATAACATGCTGAAGTTTTCGATCGATGCCTTTCTCTTCAGCGACGTATCACAG GTGCTATACCTTCACTGTTCAATGTCAGTCGGTGTCACCACGTCCCACACATCCAAGTCTTGTCACTACAACCAAACAACTGGAAG GTGGGAGGAGCTTGACGGACCAATGTCACTGTGCTCCTGCTGTGATTCCGTATGTGGCGACATGCAGGACT CTGTGAAGAACATGGTTCGCAGTCCTGGCTGGATCACTCGCCAGAAGGATGAAGGGGGGTTAAATATGAAGGATTCACCTGATCACTTGGAGGCGGAAGAAAAATTGCTTGATCAGGAAGTACACAGAGTTCACTTTCAAAAATTGGGAACTTTTCCATCGGCCACCAAGACGGAGCATAAGAAGAGAGATGAGTCTGGCGGTGAAAAGACTTCTATTTACCCGGATGGAGAGGAAGCACCAAGGCCCCGAACAGCAATCGGCATACCTAACAAACCGGGCAACCGGGGATTAGTTGAAAAGGATCTGATGACTGACGGCCAAAGGACAGAGCCAACATTAGATGTCACCATTATCTTGGATCACAGCACGCAACATGTGTCTGAGAGTAGAGGGGGTGCAACCTATGCTGACAATGATTCTATGAGAGGTTCCGGTAACAACAGCACTGTCACTCCAGAAAGTGCTTCTATGACCACGACTTCCATTGCACAAAACTCCAATGTTGTTGGCGATCTTGGTTCTGCTGAAAAGGGTTCTACAGATTTTATTCCGAGCGCTGAATTGTGTTTGCACATCGATAAAAAAAGTTGCCTGTCCAAGGATGGTACAGTCAAGGTTGGAAAGGGTAACACAAGTGTTGAGCACACTGATCCTATCCGAACCTCTGCCTCCAAAACCACTAGACTGATGCTGAAAGCTGGAGAAGAGTCTGCAAACAGTTCGGCTAAAACAGACTCTTCTGAGTTGGATGATGTCAGCGAATCAGCAGAATCAGTTGGCCGACAACTAGAAAGGGTGCCAGAGCCAGTAGTCAACTATATTGATGGTAAAGGACTTGATGGAGGTGATATGCTTCAAAGTCTTCAGGTCAGAGAATGGGAATCGGACCCATCTGCCAAATTAAGAGGCCCGGCATGTGTTGACAGGTCTGATTGCAGTTCTGGAATTGAAGAAGATGAAGCACTTCATCGCGGTCAGTTTGCCATCGCagccaagacaaaaaaagtagaagacaaaaattcTGGCGTCACTTCAGGCTCGACAAGTTCTCAGGAAGTGCTTGACAATTCCCATCACTCTGCTGTGATAATAGTCACAAATACATTGCAGGAGAACAAGCATTTTGGAATTGATGATTGGTTGACCAAGTGA